Proteins found in one Synechococcus sp. LA31 genomic segment:
- a CDS encoding DNA topoisomerase (ATP-hydrolyzing) subunit A, giving the protein MPKARPDQPLPDPSDDRRIQPIELHQEMQRSYLEYAMSVIVGRALPDARDGLKPVQRRILYAMHELGLTPDRPYRKCARVVGDVLGKYHPHGDQAVYDALVRLVQTFASRNPLLDGHGNFGSVDDDPPAAMRYTETRLAPIANEAMLDEIGDDTVDFAPNFDGSQQEPTVLPAQLPFLILNGCTGIAVGMATNIPPHNLGEVVDALIALVRKPDLSDEKLLELVPGPDFPTGGEVLIGSGVRDTYLYGRGSIPMRGVAHIEEIQPGKGRHKRGAVVITELPYQLSKAGWIEKLAEQVNDGKINGIADIRDESDREGMRVVVELRRDSNPESVLAELQRRTALQSNYGAILLALVHGKPIQLTLRQLLQEFLDYRELTLIRRTRHALKRAEDRLEVVEGLITALNALPKVIEMITAAPDAASARASLQVHLDLNERQADAVLAMPLRRLTGLEQESLRKEAEDLLVERARLRHLLDERPALLDAMVAEFKALKKRFATPRRTRLVEGGDELVAQRTAAQRPNTEVLRQRAFEGLASDGRLVIQADGQVKVVGPQLLGRLHLDEPAPLGDNPSPARLILPISDKPALLAFTDAGRVALLRWEFAGQQPGTLEKFLPEGMNGEQVVQLLPLPAREAAAGASIGLLSSDGRFKRLPIEDFQELSGRAASVLKLKDGVTLQRVVLCRDAEELVVGSSTGRLLRLAVNEANLPVMGRNAQGPILLRLLPGETVVGAAGVKPEGCVLLASRSGQLKRLEVSSLRRCQRGDIGQIGVRFQERSDQLIDLREDRSTVLAAVLSDGRSLRLNTAELQAEDDTGSGQHLGLGSNETMTELVPLLN; this is encoded by the coding sequence ATGCCCAAGGCGCGCCCCGATCAGCCGCTGCCGGATCCATCCGACGACCGGCGCATCCAGCCGATCGAGCTGCATCAGGAGATGCAGCGGTCGTATCTGGAATACGCGATGAGCGTGATCGTGGGCCGGGCCCTGCCCGATGCCCGCGACGGTCTCAAGCCGGTGCAGCGCCGCATCCTCTACGCGATGCACGAGCTGGGGCTCACCCCCGATCGCCCCTACCGCAAGTGCGCCCGCGTGGTGGGTGACGTGCTCGGCAAATATCACCCCCACGGCGACCAGGCGGTGTACGACGCCCTGGTGCGGCTGGTGCAGACCTTCGCCAGCCGCAACCCGCTGCTGGATGGCCACGGCAACTTCGGCTCGGTGGACGACGACCCGCCGGCCGCCATGCGTTACACGGAAACGCGCCTGGCACCGATCGCCAACGAGGCGATGCTGGATGAGATCGGCGACGACACCGTTGATTTCGCCCCCAACTTCGATGGCTCCCAGCAGGAGCCCACGGTGCTTCCCGCCCAGCTGCCCTTCCTGATCCTCAACGGCTGCACCGGCATCGCCGTGGGCATGGCCACCAACATTCCCCCCCACAACCTCGGCGAAGTGGTGGATGCGCTGATCGCCCTGGTGCGCAAGCCCGACCTGAGCGACGAGAAGCTGCTGGAGCTGGTGCCCGGCCCAGATTTCCCCACCGGCGGCGAGGTGCTGATCGGTAGCGGCGTGCGCGACACCTACCTGTATGGCCGCGGCAGCATCCCGATGCGGGGGGTGGCCCACATCGAGGAAATCCAACCCGGCAAAGGGCGCCACAAGCGCGGCGCCGTGGTGATCACCGAGCTGCCCTATCAGCTGAGCAAGGCTGGCTGGATCGAGAAGCTGGCGGAGCAGGTGAACGACGGCAAGATCAACGGCATTGCCGATATCCGCGACGAATCCGACCGCGAAGGCATGCGGGTGGTGGTGGAACTGCGCCGCGACAGCAACCCCGAATCGGTGCTGGCTGAACTGCAACGCCGCACCGCCCTGCAGAGCAATTACGGCGCGATCCTGCTGGCCCTGGTGCACGGCAAGCCGATCCAGCTCACCCTGCGCCAGCTGCTGCAGGAATTCCTCGACTACCGCGAACTCACCCTGATCCGCCGCACCCGGCACGCCCTCAAGCGCGCCGAAGACCGGCTCGAGGTGGTGGAAGGCCTGATCACCGCCCTCAACGCCCTACCCAAGGTGATCGAGATGATCACCGCCGCTCCCGATGCCGCCAGCGCCCGGGCCAGCCTGCAGGTGCATCTGGATCTGAACGAGCGTCAGGCCGATGCGGTGCTGGCGATGCCCTTGAGGCGGCTCACAGGCCTGGAGCAGGAAAGTCTGCGCAAGGAAGCGGAAGACCTGCTGGTCGAGCGGGCGCGGCTACGTCATCTGCTGGATGAACGCCCGGCCCTGCTGGACGCGATGGTGGCTGAGTTCAAAGCGCTGAAAAAGCGCTTTGCTACGCCACGCCGCACGCGCCTGGTGGAAGGCGGCGATGAACTGGTGGCCCAACGCACGGCTGCCCAACGCCCCAACACCGAAGTGCTGCGTCAGCGCGCATTCGAGGGCTTGGCGAGCGACGGCCGTCTGGTGATCCAAGCCGATGGCCAGGTGAAGGTGGTGGGTCCGCAGCTGCTGGGTCGCCTGCACCTGGATGAGCCGGCACCGCTGGGCGACAACCCCTCACCGGCACGATTGATCCTGCCGATCAGCGACAAGCCAGCCCTGCTGGCCTTCACCGATGCGGGCCGGGTGGCCCTGCTGCGCTGGGAGTTTGCCGGCCAGCAGCCGGGAACATTGGAGAAATTCCTGCCGGAGGGAATGAACGGCGAGCAGGTGGTGCAGCTGCTACCCCTGCCCGCTCGCGAGGCCGCCGCTGGCGCGAGCATTGGGCTGCTCAGCAGCGATGGCCGCTTCAAACGGCTGCCGATCGAGGATTTTCAGGAGCTCTCCGGCCGGGCAGCTTCGGTGCTCAAACTGAAAGACGGCGTCACCCTCCAGCGGGTGGTGCTGTGCCGCGACGCAGAAGAGCTGGTGGTGGGCAGTTCCACCGGCCGCCTGCTGCGTCTGGCCGTGAATGAGGCCAACCTGCCGGTAATGGGCCGCAACGCCCAGGGCCCAATTCTGCTGCGGCTGCTTCCTGGTGAAACGGTGGTGGGCGCGGCCGGTGTGAAGCCTGAAGGCTGCGTGCTGCTGGCCAGCCGCTCAGGCCAACTCAAGCGCCTGGAGGTGTCTAGCTTGCGTCGCTGCCAACGGGGCGACATCGGCCAGATCGGGGTGCGCTTCCAGGAACGCAGTGATCAGCTGATCGATCTACGCGAAGACCGCAGCACCGTGCTGGCCGCTGTGCTCAGCGACGGACGCAGCCTGCGACTCAATACAGCGGAACTTCAAGCCGAAGACGACACTGGCAGCGGTCAGCACCTTGGGCTCGGCAGCAACGAAACGATGACCGAACTGGTGCCGCTGCTGAACTGA
- a CDS encoding tetratricopeptide repeat protein has translation MAARWLKVLAAAPLMLSALTTAQPAHALVPYVAVPAERNLEGAGLGIAQAAARLLRIGQADDAARLAALTVQLIPDDPRGWVLLAEAQLRSNQNEEAAVSLAKARELDPKNAGILFAQGSLALKDSRPSEAADLIREGLKLDGKNAGAYFDLGNAYILMGKSGDALGAFERASKLRSDFWEAINNQALVLYEQNKAGEAIKRWRRVVGIKDAAEPNLALAAALNAAQPGNTESLQLAAKALAEDPNYVLESWQKEQLWGPRLRSAAAQLLAEPALKADVERAQANAGASDDLGDG, from the coding sequence ATGGCTGCGCGCTGGTTAAAGGTTCTGGCGGCGGCACCCCTGATGCTCTCGGCCCTGACGACCGCGCAGCCAGCCCACGCCTTGGTGCCGTATGTGGCTGTGCCGGCGGAACGCAATCTCGAAGGGGCGGGCCTCGGCATTGCCCAGGCGGCGGCCCGGCTGCTGCGCATCGGCCAGGCGGACGATGCAGCCCGGCTGGCAGCCCTCACGGTGCAACTGATCCCGGATGATCCGCGGGGCTGGGTGCTGCTGGCGGAGGCGCAACTGCGCAGCAATCAGAATGAGGAAGCTGCCGTGTCGCTCGCCAAAGCACGGGAGCTCGATCCGAAGAACGCCGGCATCCTGTTTGCCCAGGGCTCCCTGGCCCTCAAGGACAGCCGGCCTTCAGAAGCGGCTGACCTGATCCGCGAAGGCCTGAAGCTCGACGGCAAAAATGCTGGCGCCTACTTCGATCTGGGCAACGCTTACATCCTGATGGGCAAGTCGGGCGATGCCCTGGGAGCGTTCGAACGGGCCTCAAAACTGCGCAGCGATTTCTGGGAAGCGATCAACAACCAGGCGCTGGTGCTCTACGAGCAAAACAAGGCCGGCGAAGCGATCAAACGCTGGCGGCGAGTGGTGGGCATCAAGGATGCAGCGGAACCCAACCTGGCCCTGGCTGCAGCGCTAAACGCAGCCCAACCCGGCAACACCGAAAGCTTGCAGCTAGCGGCCAAGGCCCTGGCCGAGGATCCGAACTACGTGCTCGAGAGCTGGCAGAAGGAGCAACTCTGGGGGCCCAGACTGCGCAGCGCTGCAGCGCAACTGCTTGCTGAACCAGCCCTCAAGGCCGACGTGGAGCGCGCCCAGGCCAATGCGGGCGCGTCCGACGACCTGGGCGACGGTTAA
- the queG gene encoding tRNA epoxyqueuosine(34) reductase QueG, producing the protein MDLADTLKQQARQLGFVAVGIASAAGSERLHLRTAALERWLAAGHQADMAWMADPRRRAVEALLPGVRSVVAVGLPYWVEAERAAGSLKVARYGWGRDYHRVIDGRLRALGRWLDVQLPGVGWRACVDSSPLLDKAWAEEAGLGWIGKHSNLISREHGSWLLIGHLLTTAVLPADPPAVPACGACSACLDACPTNAITEPFVVDARRCIAFHTIENRNPELPAAIAGALEGWVAGCDICQDVCPWNHRALKGSSDPDMQPRPWWLDLHAEEALAWSDAEWDEKLRASALRRIKPAMWRRNIRAAAASPGAPA; encoded by the coding sequence GTGGATCTAGCTGACACCCTTAAGCAACAAGCCAGGCAGCTGGGCTTTGTGGCGGTAGGCATCGCCTCAGCCGCCGGCAGCGAACGACTGCACCTACGCACCGCAGCCCTCGAGCGCTGGCTGGCCGCAGGCCACCAAGCCGACATGGCCTGGATGGCCGACCCGCGCCGCCGCGCTGTGGAAGCCCTGCTGCCAGGGGTGCGCAGCGTGGTGGCGGTGGGATTGCCCTATTGGGTGGAGGCGGAGCGGGCAGCGGGAAGCCTGAAGGTGGCCCGCTACGGCTGGGGGCGCGATTACCACCGGGTGATCGATGGGCGGCTGCGGGCCCTCGGGCGCTGGCTAGACGTGCAGCTGCCGGGGGTGGGCTGGCGGGCCTGCGTGGACAGCTCGCCACTGCTGGACAAGGCCTGGGCGGAAGAAGCAGGCCTGGGCTGGATCGGCAAACACAGCAACCTGATCAGCCGCGAGCACGGCTCCTGGCTCCTGATCGGGCATCTGCTCACCACCGCCGTGCTGCCGGCCGACCCGCCGGCGGTGCCGGCCTGCGGCGCCTGCAGCGCCTGCCTCGATGCCTGCCCCACCAACGCGATCACAGAACCATTTGTGGTGGATGCCCGCCGCTGCATCGCGTTCCACACCATCGAAAACCGCAATCCCGAGCTACCCGCCGCGATCGCCGGCGCGCTGGAGGGCTGGGTAGCTGGCTGCGACATCTGCCAGGACGTCTGCCCGTGGAATCACAGAGCCTTGAAAGGCAGCAGTGATCCCGACATGCAACCGCGGCCCTGGTGGCTGGATCTACACGCCGAAGAAGCACTGGCCTGGAGCGATGCCGAATGGGACGAGAAGCTGCGCGCCTCCGCCCTGCGGCGGATCAAACCAGCGATGTGGCGGCGCAACATCCGTGCTGCCGCAGCCAGCCCTGGCGCCCCTGCCTAA
- a CDS encoding HpsJ family protein, which produces MSSAASGRFGSLFRWLGITLVALLVLQLLAVLSVNGWGEESFRQLLSTTVVTQSPMAFVGMLLMLIGQRLDEPVPGRTPLRWFVAVVSGLLALAVLITIPVSISGDRAVSDQANQSLLAQRGQLEMAKAQLENPQVLDQVIAQGEQAGQIPATASDAEKKKAAQAFMTRQLDQAEEQLKQAENRRDLAANQRRIGGTGTAVVLLVAFTLLAVVAVL; this is translated from the coding sequence GTGAGTTCAGCAGCGTCCGGCCGTTTCGGCAGCTTGTTCCGTTGGCTGGGCATCACCCTGGTGGCGCTGCTGGTGCTGCAGCTCCTCGCGGTGCTGAGCGTGAACGGCTGGGGTGAGGAGAGCTTCCGTCAGCTCCTCTCCACCACGGTGGTCACCCAGTCGCCCATGGCCTTCGTGGGCATGTTGCTGATGTTGATCGGCCAGCGCCTGGATGAGCCCGTTCCCGGCCGCACGCCCCTGCGCTGGTTCGTGGCGGTGGTGAGCGGCCTGTTGGCCCTGGCTGTGCTGATCACCATCCCGGTGAGCATCAGCGGTGATCGCGCCGTGAGTGATCAGGCCAACCAGTCTCTGCTGGCTCAGCGCGGTCAGCTCGAGATGGCGAAGGCTCAGCTCGAGAACCCCCAAGTGCTCGATCAGGTGATCGCCCAGGGCGAGCAGGCCGGCCAGATCCCCGCCACCGCCAGCGATGCCGAGAAGAAGAAGGCGGCTCAAGCCTTCATGACTCGCCAGCTCGATCAGGCTGAGGAGCAGCTCAAGCAAGCCGAAAACCGCCGCGACCTGGCGGCCAACCAGCGCCGCATCGGCGGCACGGGCACAGCTGTGGTGCTGCTGGTGGCCTTCACCCTGCTGGCTGTGGTGGCCGTTTTGTGA
- a CDS encoding DUF502 domain-containing protein — MVQSSPRPEQPLGDRLQQDLKNDLIAGLLVVIPLATTIWLATTVTRFVLAFLTSIPKQLNPFNTLDPILQELINLGLGLLVPLLGILLIGLMARNIVGRWLLEFGEGTLQRIPVAGSVYKTLKQLLETFLRDNSSRFRRVVLVEYPREGLYSLGFVTGVLGATLSAGFDQPMLSVFIPTAPNPTTGWYAVVPEASVKDLDLSVEDAFRTIISAGIVNPDERETPASRSFSSLLAQLRAPAYSPIPSNKA, encoded by the coding sequence TTGGTGCAATCCAGTCCCAGACCTGAGCAGCCCCTGGGCGATCGCCTCCAGCAGGACCTCAAGAACGACCTGATCGCCGGCCTGTTGGTGGTGATCCCGTTGGCCACCACCATCTGGCTGGCCACCACGGTGACGCGCTTCGTGCTGGCGTTTCTCACCTCGATCCCCAAGCAGCTCAATCCCTTCAACACCCTCGATCCGATCCTCCAGGAGTTGATCAACCTGGGCTTGGGCCTGTTGGTGCCCCTCCTCGGGATCCTGTTGATCGGCCTGATGGCACGCAACATCGTGGGCCGCTGGTTGCTCGAATTCGGCGAGGGCACGCTCCAGCGCATTCCCGTGGCGGGCAGCGTGTACAAAACCCTCAAGCAGCTGCTGGAAACCTTCCTGCGGGATAACTCCAGCCGTTTCCGCCGGGTGGTGTTGGTGGAATACCCCCGCGAGGGCCTTTACTCCCTCGGGTTTGTTACGGGCGTGCTCGGCGCCACTCTCTCCGCCGGCTTTGATCAGCCGATGCTGAGCGTGTTCATCCCCACGGCCCCGAATCCCACCACCGGCTGGTATGCCGTGGTGCCCGAAGCCTCGGTGAAAGACCTCGACCTTTCGGTGGAGGATGCCTTCCGCACGATCATCTCGGCCGGCATCGTTAACCCCGACGAGCGCGAAACCCCCGCCAGCCGCAGCTTCTCCAGCCTGCTGGCTCAGCTGCGGGCCCCGGCCTATTCCCCCATTCCTTCCAACAAGGCCTGA
- the nusB gene encoding transcription antitermination factor NusB, which yields MQSRTVARELALLMLGQISDRQPAADLPLDALLQQAQASLSQHVREALDQAATDLQAAQQQLLDSELQDQGGADQLPRIRQHLQEGLAHAEQGLNRLSASLELPRLLMLSDQDEIRRGAVERARAVLRGREDLDQRLDAVMEGWRLTRLPRIDRDILRLAAVDIEQFKTPAAVACNEAVELANRYSDEQGRRMINGVLRRFTSAPAKG from the coding sequence ATGCAGAGCCGCACTGTTGCCCGTGAACTGGCCCTGTTGATGCTCGGCCAGATCAGTGATCGTCAGCCGGCGGCTGATCTACCCCTTGATGCGCTGTTGCAGCAGGCGCAGGCCTCGCTAAGCCAGCACGTGCGCGAAGCCCTTGATCAGGCCGCCACCGATCTCCAAGCCGCCCAGCAGCAGCTGCTCGATAGCGAACTGCAGGATCAAGGGGGCGCTGATCAACTTCCTCGGATCCGCCAGCACCTGCAGGAGGGCCTAGCCCACGCTGAGCAGGGCCTCAATCGCCTGTCCGCCAGTCTCGAGCTGCCCCGATTGCTGATGCTCTCGGATCAAGACGAGATCCGCCGTGGCGCCGTGGAGCGTGCACGGGCCGTGCTGCGCGGCCGCGAGGATCTCGATCAGCGCCTCGATGCTGTGATGGAGGGCTGGCGCCTCACCCGTCTGCCGCGCATCGATCGCGACATCCTGCGCTTGGCCGCCGTTGACATTGAGCAGTTCAAGACGCCCGCCGCTGTGGCCTGCAACGAAGCGGTGGAATTGGCCAACCGCTACAGCGACGAACAAGGTCGCCGGATGATCAACGGCGTGCTTCGCCGTTTCACCAGCGCTCCCGCTAAGGGCTGA
- the ftsY gene encoding signal recognition particle-docking protein FtsY has protein sequence MVYDWFNRGTAPQNPEEPQPEQASQAPAAEEQPAAAAPAVGAVDQDALDWARQAYARLKAQQEADKEAAAPPPPAPARAEPLQSIEPVQQAQQDPVAEPAVEPSASPEPELPSAGLSLLEQAAAQRAQRQQELLERAIDTPAPAPTAAPATPAAPADEAAPQLGAFDDDFTWSAEVLAAQGRNLSDISLEEIDWLGRLRRGMEKTRRGFVTQLLDNLGDDPLTPEVLDDLESLLLRADVGVKATDQVLDALRKRLNEEVVEPAEGIRFLKEQLKGLLDAPIQASGAQLLAPERGRLNVWLMVGVNGVGKTTTLGKLANLAVRSGYSCLIAAADTFRAAAVQQVAVWGERSGVTVVSNPSANADPAAVVFDAIGAAQAKGTDLVLVDTAGRLQTKHNLMEELSKVRRIVDKLAPDAQVQSLLVLDASQGQNGLKQAMAFAQAAGLTGVVITKLDGSSRGGVALAVASEAGLPIRFIGAGEGIRDLRPFNSFEFVEALLAK, from the coding sequence ATGGTTTACGACTGGTTCAATCGCGGCACAGCCCCCCAAAACCCCGAGGAGCCCCAGCCGGAACAAGCCTCGCAGGCGCCTGCGGCTGAAGAGCAACCTGCCGCGGCCGCTCCTGCCGTGGGCGCTGTTGATCAGGACGCCCTCGATTGGGCCCGCCAGGCCTACGCGCGCCTGAAGGCCCAACAGGAAGCTGACAAAGAGGCCGCCGCGCCCCCGCCCCCTGCTCCGGCTCGTGCAGAGCCCCTGCAAAGCATCGAACCGGTTCAGCAGGCGCAGCAAGACCCCGTTGCTGAGCCGGCCGTTGAGCCATCTGCATCGCCTGAGCCCGAGCTCCCTTCAGCAGGTTTATCGCTGCTTGAGCAGGCTGCAGCCCAGCGGGCGCAGCGCCAGCAGGAGCTGCTTGAGCGTGCGATCGACACGCCGGCTCCGGCTCCCACCGCTGCGCCTGCAACGCCCGCCGCGCCCGCTGATGAAGCCGCTCCGCAGCTCGGCGCGTTTGACGACGACTTCACCTGGTCGGCAGAAGTGCTCGCGGCCCAGGGCCGCAACCTCAGCGACATCTCCTTGGAGGAGATCGACTGGCTGGGCCGCCTGCGCCGCGGCATGGAGAAGACCCGCCGGGGCTTCGTCACCCAGCTGCTCGACAACCTCGGCGACGATCCCCTCACCCCCGAGGTGCTGGACGATCTGGAGAGCCTTTTGCTCCGCGCCGACGTGGGGGTGAAGGCCACAGATCAAGTGCTCGATGCCCTGCGCAAGCGCCTGAATGAAGAGGTGGTGGAGCCGGCCGAGGGCATCCGCTTCCTCAAAGAGCAGCTCAAGGGGTTGCTTGATGCGCCGATCCAGGCCAGTGGCGCACAGCTGCTGGCGCCGGAGCGCGGCCGCCTCAACGTGTGGCTGATGGTGGGTGTGAACGGCGTGGGCAAAACCACCACCCTCGGCAAGCTCGCCAATCTCGCCGTGCGCAGTGGCTACAGCTGCCTGATCGCCGCGGCTGACACCTTCCGCGCCGCGGCGGTGCAACAGGTGGCGGTGTGGGGTGAGCGCAGTGGCGTCACCGTGGTGTCGAACCCCTCCGCCAATGCCGATCCCGCGGCGGTGGTGTTTGACGCCATCGGCGCGGCCCAGGCCAAGGGCACTGATCTGGTGCTGGTGGACACGGCCGGTCGCCTGCAGACCAAGCACAACCTGATGGAGGAGCTCTCCAAGGTGCGCCGCATCGTCGACAAGTTGGCGCCTGACGCACAGGTGCAGTCGCTGTTGGTGCTGGATGCCAGCCAGGGGCAGAACGGCCTCAAGCAGGCCATGGCCTTTGCCCAGGCGGCCGGTCTCACCGGTGTGGTGATCACCAAGCTCGATGGCAGCTCCCGCGGCGGCGTGGCCCTGGCGGTGGCCTCAGAAGCGGGCCTGCCGATCCGGTTCATCGGCGCTGGCGAGGGCATTCGCGACCTGCGGCCCTTCAACAGCTTCGAATTCGTGGAAGCGCTGCTGGCCAAATAA
- a CDS encoding PP2C family protein-serine/threonine phosphatase encodes MSSKPPPRRSDPPLQIHADRATTPRPPSALASVRQLLDSLNREQRRNHELLASLGFALRSFTNLSRFLELVPLVAARLVEGDGALLVVFHPDGRLWREQLHGSAPEVLRQLAALPDDELLQASGDAAVAALLDRLVRRQLTDRPLFATSVVARSRCRGRLYVYGPRTGLSWSESHRGHAQLVADLTGVAIENEQLLQEARRHERVDRQLSTGAELQAQLLPDHCPVIEGVELAARCRPAFQVGGDYYDFIPTRPQLLGRRREQGRWALVVGDVMGKGVPASLLMTLLRGMLRAEVLSGLPPDRILHDLNQLAQEDLAQSHRFVTLFYSDYDPRTRLLRYANAAHNPPLIWRRMRNAVDRLDAPGLLIGLQPEANYGCEQIVLDPGDVLLCYTDGVTEASGLNGERYDEERLITAFQAACRSGVGAQGILDQLFTRLDRFVGADRQLDDDASMVVLKVREEVMLPSLSRLPS; translated from the coding sequence GTGAGCAGCAAGCCGCCCCCACGGCGGTCTGACCCTCCGCTTCAGATCCACGCCGACCGCGCCACCACCCCGCGGCCGCCATCGGCGCTGGCTTCGGTGCGCCAGCTGCTCGACAGCCTCAACCGCGAGCAGCGCCGTAATCACGAGCTGCTCGCTTCCCTGGGCTTTGCCCTGCGCAGCTTTACCAACCTCAGCCGCTTCCTTGAGCTCGTGCCCTTGGTAGCAGCGCGCCTGGTGGAGGGTGACGGTGCTCTGCTGGTGGTGTTTCACCCCGATGGCCGCCTCTGGCGCGAGCAGCTGCATGGCAGTGCGCCTGAGGTACTGCGGCAGCTGGCAGCCCTCCCCGACGACGAGCTGCTGCAGGCTTCCGGTGATGCGGCCGTCGCGGCGCTGCTGGATCGCCTGGTGCGCCGCCAGCTCACCGATCGCCCCTTGTTTGCCACCTCCGTGGTGGCCCGCAGCCGCTGCCGTGGCCGGCTTTATGTGTATGGCCCTCGCACGGGCCTGAGTTGGAGCGAAAGCCACCGCGGACACGCCCAACTGGTGGCGGATCTCACCGGTGTGGCGATTGAAAACGAGCAGCTGTTGCAGGAGGCGCGGCGCCATGAGCGTGTCGACCGGCAGCTCTCCACCGGCGCGGAGCTCCAGGCCCAGCTGCTGCCGGACCACTGCCCAGTGATCGAAGGGGTGGAACTGGCGGCCCGCTGCCGGCCCGCCTTCCAGGTGGGCGGCGACTACTACGACTTCATTCCCACCCGCCCGCAACTGCTGGGTCGCCGCCGCGAGCAGGGCCGCTGGGCGCTGGTGGTGGGTGATGTGATGGGGAAGGGGGTGCCCGCCAGCCTGTTGATGACGCTGCTGCGGGGCATGCTGCGGGCGGAGGTGCTCAGCGGTCTGCCACCGGATCGAATCCTGCACGACCTCAATCAGCTAGCCCAGGAAGACCTGGCCCAGTCACACCGCTTCGTCACCCTCTTCTATTCCGATTACGACCCCCGCACCCGCCTGCTTCGCTACGCCAACGCTGCCCACAACCCGCCGTTGATCTGGCGCCGCATGCGCAACGCCGTGGATCGCCTCGATGCGCCGGGATTGTTGATCGGCCTGCAACCTGAAGCCAACTATGGCTGCGAGCAGATCGTGCTCGACCCAGGCGATGTGCTGCTCTGCTACACCGACGGCGTCACCGAAGCCAGTGGCCTCAACGGCGAGCGTTACGACGAGGAGCGGCTGATCACCGCCTTTCAAGCGGCCTGCCGCTCCGGGGTTGGCGCCCAGGGGATCCTCGATCAGCTCTTCACCCGTTTGGATCGCTTCGTGGGTGCTGATCGCCAGCTGGACGACGATGCCTCGATGGTGGTGCTCAAGGTGCGCGAGGAGGTGATGCTGCCCTCGCTGAGCCGCCTGCCAAGCTGA
- the argH gene encoding argininosuccinate lyase, with amino-acid sequence MAVESSSSTWSQRFEEGLHPAIERFNASIGFDITLLQHDLDGSIAHARMLASTGVITAEEAEQLVVGLEQVRSEAAAGQFNPGLDDEDVHFAVERRLIAILGPLGKKLHTGRSRNDQVGTDLRLWLRGQIDAIDSALVRFERALLDQAEAHAEVMIPGYTHLQRAQPICLAHHLLAYVEMAERDRARLRDLRKRVNICPLGAAALAGTPVPIDRRHTAAALGFDDVYANSLDAVSDRDFAVEFSAAASLVMVHLSRLSEEVILWASEEFSFVKLTDRCATGSSLMPQKKNPDVPELVRGKCGRVFGHLQGLLVMIKGLPLAYNKDFQEDKEALFDAVATTLACLEAMAILFEEGLQFRPERLEAAVGSDFSNATDVADYLVAKGVPFREAYQLVGGLVKGCLQEGILLRDLPLERWQQLHPGFEADIYEAIHPRQVVAARRSEGGTAFDQVRLQLGRARARLEGVA; translated from the coding sequence ATGGCGGTTGAGTCGTCTTCCTCCACCTGGAGTCAGCGTTTTGAGGAGGGGCTGCATCCGGCGATCGAGCGCTTCAACGCGTCGATCGGCTTCGACATCACCCTGCTGCAACACGACCTCGACGGCTCCATCGCCCACGCCCGCATGCTTGCCAGCACCGGCGTGATCACGGCCGAGGAAGCCGAGCAACTGGTGGTGGGCTTGGAGCAAGTGCGTAGCGAAGCCGCTGCCGGCCAGTTCAACCCCGGCCTCGACGATGAAGACGTGCACTTCGCGGTGGAGCGCCGCCTGATCGCGATCCTCGGCCCCCTGGGCAAAAAGCTGCACACCGGCCGCTCACGCAACGATCAGGTGGGCACCGATCTGCGCCTGTGGCTGCGCGGCCAGATCGATGCGATCGACAGCGCCTTGGTGCGCTTCGAGCGGGCGTTGCTGGATCAGGCTGAGGCCCACGCCGAGGTGATGATCCCGGGCTACACCCACCTGCAGCGGGCCCAGCCCATCTGCCTGGCCCACCACCTGCTGGCCTATGTGGAGATGGCCGAGCGTGACCGGGCCAGGCTGCGCGATCTGCGCAAACGCGTGAACATCTGCCCGCTGGGGGCTGCGGCCCTGGCCGGCACGCCGGTGCCGATCGATCGCCGCCACACCGCTGCGGCCCTGGGCTTCGACGACGTGTACGCCAACAGCCTCGATGCGGTGAGCGACCGCGACTTCGCCGTGGAGTTCAGCGCCGCCGCCAGCCTGGTGATGGTGCACCTCAGCCGGTTGAGCGAGGAGGTGATCCTCTGGGCCAGCGAGGAGTTCAGCTTCGTGAAGCTCACCGATCGCTGCGCCACCGGCAGCAGCCTGATGCCCCAGAAGAAAAACCCGGATGTGCCCGAGCTGGTGCGCGGCAAGTGCGGCCGCGTGTTCGGCCATCTGCAGGGGCTTCTGGTGATGATCAAGGGCCTGCCCCTCGCCTACAACAAAGACTTCCAGGAAGACAAGGAAGCCCTCTTCGACGCCGTGGCCACCACCCTGGCCTGCCTGGAGGCGATGGCGATCTTGTTTGAGGAGGGCCTGCAGTTCCGCCCGGAGCGGCTGGAGGCTGCTGTGGGCTCGGATTTCTCCAATGCCACTGATGTGGCCGACTATCTGGTGGCCAAAGGGGTGCCGTTCCGCGAGGCCTACCAGCTGGTGGGCGGACTGGTGAAGGGTTGTTTGCAGGAGGGAATCCTGCTGCGGGATCTGCCGCTGGAGCGCTGGCAGCAGCTGCACCCTGGCTTTGAGGCCGACATCTACGAGGCCATTCACCCTCGCCAGGTGGTGGCAGCGCGCCGCAGCGAAGGCGGCACGGCGTTTGATCAGGTGCGGCTTCAGCTGGGGCGAGCCAGGGCGCGGCTTGAAGGGGTGGCCTAA